In Argiope bruennichi chromosome X1, qqArgBrue1.1, whole genome shotgun sequence, the genomic stretch TGATACGCTCAAAGCTTGACTACGGGGCACCCATTTATGGCTCAGCTGCCAAATCCACCTTGAAATTGTTAGACTCGGTGCATAATCAAGGACTTCGTATAGCTACAGGAGCTTTTAGAACATCACCAATTCAAAGTTTACAAGTTATAAGTGGTGAGCCCTCCTTGGAATTGAGGCGGAAACGACTTTGTTTAtcctacttttataaaattaaaagtgtggAATACCATCCACTGTGCAACAAGGTTCTTAATCCTATATACGGAGCGTTATTCTCTAAGAGATTGTCTTTTACGCCAACTTTTGGATTCCGTATAGGAGAGATTTTACGAACATTCAAAACTGAAGACTTCCCGATTGCTGTAAACATTAGTGGTCCACCTCCATGGCAGGAGTTATCTTTCAGTTTTGTAGATGATTTTATGCACTTCCTGAAACCATCAACATCAGACGTGatgtttcagaaatgtttttatgaacaTAGACAACAGTATCATTCTTTTCAACCTGTTTATACAGATGGTTCGAAATGCGGTAATAATATTGGCTCAGCAGCAGTTTTTCGTAATGTAATAATATCCGAAAGACTTCACCCTTTCTGTTCTGTTTTTACATCCGAACTTTATGCAATATATCTAAGCCTTCAAAAAATTGCAACGTCATCCccctctaaatttattatatatactgacTCTAAAAGTAGCATTGCAGCTTTTAAGAATGTGTCATCGGAAAGTCATCCCTTAGTTCTAAATAGTTTGCACATATATCAttcgctaaaaaataatttcacgatTAAATTCTGTTGGATACCTGGGCATGTTGGAATTTTGGGAAATGAAAAAGCTGACAAGGCAGCAAAAAGCACAACCCTgttgaaggaaaattttgttccattatccgatgcattacaagcaataaaaataattcaaagtaaatccTGGCAAGCTACATGGGGAAAGCTAACTAcgaataaactttttcaaatacagcCATCTGTCAagggtttcaaaagtaaaattctgacTAGAAAGAAAGATGTCATCATCACGAGACTTCGAATAGGCCACACCTATTTGACCCAAAAACATCTTTTGCACTCTGATCCTGCACCACTTTGTGACAAATGCAATTGTGTTTTaacgattaaacatattttatgtgaATGCCAAGATTTTAGATCACAACGACAAGTTCATTTTGGAGCGactgtttttaacttaaatgacattttaggagataaccctcatccaaatatttttacttttttaaaagatattcaaattttacagcatatttaattgtatctacttaaaatgttttaatttttaacacgaaaGCCTTTTTTAACAAACGTTTGGCGCAGAATGATCAGACCtggtccttgcgccataaaaaccaaTTAACTAACCATCATCCTCTGAAGGATGCAATTTAATATCTGGGCTATGGCTAGCGCCACCAAAGATGGACGCCAGATCCTTATGGACAATTCCCTTCGTCGCTAGCCCTAAAGCAACGGAGTTTTTGGATGCCGATTTTTTCAATTTCACAGGGAGATCTTTTGTTGTAAGACCACGTTTTGCAAGCttcaatttcaaagttttatttgatttagtcttttgtttatttgtttctggTTTTGAAGTTTCAGGAGCACTAGCTGTAGATTGTTCAGTGTCTGAATCTAATGGTTTGTCTTGGGGTTTCATTTGCGTTTTATGTTTAACGCAATTTGAACACGAACAGTTCGTACAGAAGGGTTTTTGCAAAGCTGCGGCATAACTTAAGCTTTGAGTTGGCGTTTGAACTAAGATCTTTCGTCTTGCTTCGGGATACGGAATGCCTTCTTTTACTTTTAGTTCAGTGATCTGTTTCTCCAGAACCCACCTTTTGCATTCTCTCGAAAAGGATGAGTGTGCGCCatcgcagttcacgcacttttcctGTGCGGTACACTGCTGGCTCTCGTGGCCTTTCTCAGCACAGCGGGCGCATGTGACAGTCCCGCGGCAGTTAGCTTTCGAGTGGCCGAAACGTTGACACTGAAAACACCTGAGTGGATTTGGAATATAGTGCCTAACTGGTAATTTAATGTACCCAGCGTAGATAAACTCCGGCAATTTAGGAGagtgaaaagttaaaataagatgCTTGGTAtcaaggagttgtccatcccgccggATAGTTATGCGGCGTACATGCGTTACTCCTTGACTCCGTAATTCATGTGTTATTTCCTCTAGCGGTACGTTAAACAATTCCCCACAGGTAATTACACCTTTAGAGTAATTTAACGACACATGGGGTTGAACAGTGATAGGAATTGTTGCTAGTGCTTTTAACTTGATGATTTGTTGGGCTTGTTTCTTAGAAGCAACTTCCACAAGCAAGTCTCCAGAACGCATTTTGCGAATACATAAAACTTCACCGATCGTTGCTGATATCGCCTTTTGAACGAGGAAGGGAGAAACCGagttaaatgattcatttttttccgatactcttttaattataaaataagtgtCAAAGTTTTGCTGACTaggtataaatttaattgttttctgtcgcccactgaagggagattttcgtgaggagcccatacgatattaaagatgattcgggcccgacggcaccgcccaccacggagcccaacaagggaaggcagccaccggctctggccattcccagcctcggcgcttaccttggtgctagccagaacctatacgctcggagttacccccggggacagtgaccacccttaacgccaagcccaaggagtaacccctttgcttgatccctagcagactagccactcaggtgactaggtaccagccgattgatgcacaggggaccacagtacaccacccgtctttctaatgggtcgccaccaTTTTGATCATggatcttttttaatgaaaaaaattaatatctaaatcaaCTTTCCTTTTACAATAAACGTTTTTCTAgagaatttcttatatttaatggAGTTAAGAATTATTCTATGCTTAGTAAAAACGATGTTAAagcatttgaacatttttcttcTACTCTTGCATTTTAAtccttcaaataatattttttttaaatataaataataattataatgataaagaaaataatacttcaagtgaagttttaattaacaaaagaaatctgtaaatataattaataaattatatttactaaattaatatgaatatacaataaataatatatacgaTAATAtaccataaatataaataataattttattaataactagccgcctttggcgaccagccggttcaccagtagcTACAAGTACCAGTAGTTACCACtagctacaattttcaattaaatattttaagtaacttgtctcttaatagcttctcaaacaaaacatttttaatcttcaaattttgatagtcataccaaacttatactgttgtttagatggtttcgttcaatttactatatatattttgctaatttgttgtcatttccggtaaaacttcaactttaatttaaagtggaaatgctgaaattgcaattaatgtaaagatattttttaatgaaaccaagcgttttattttatttatcatttttgttgttatttatttattattattattattgaatatgagtactgcaaacagaatcgttcggtatttaagtcttatgtgaactacaaaatatttttcataatttgcgtaatatctcaaagaataattcaacaaaaatttctcagattcagcataaaattcagtttttagttttgctttcaaaaggattgaaattaaatcaataataatattttgttccggcctataaagatatttcaaaaattatgaagtctaaatttaatgcagtaaggtatcatattctgagaaatattcttgtcacaccaaattttaaataaatgaatgaatgtttctattttccacgattaactaagacttatttatgaagttttgaatgttaaaaatttagaaaaactcaacattttcataatcttaggtcaattaatcttgagaaacctgcgcgctgattggcgtattttctttaaaacgaaaatctaaaattatcctttttttttttttttttttttgaatagtgatattcaaatttttataaatcagtcagtttaagtgattgattttgttgattggaaattaattctttatttaaaatattcgtgtttcaagaacattttgttaaacgtgatttccacagcagaagctttatgtaaaatcaaaaattcgttatatattagagtatttattggatcaagttacataaaatataatcattttccatttagaccattttagcagatctgtgtctattactaaaggtttacaaattaggagtgtggccctgatttgaatggatatcctgttcatattaaacaaaacttgccttaaaataaaactgatttattggattaataatatagagagtgtaaaagatcataaaataatttttcttgaatttattttttagaaaaaaataatatttcatatttgtttcatttcctacagacacgtgacgaaaatcatatttttgcagatttcatttccaaaaagatttaatttatttttaaatggagctttaatcgatgtgatggcaacactttgaaaaaagctaattttttccccatgaatgcgaaacgtgctcgtgcagcttaaattttatttttattttgtacgaaaaaaattgttgaaaaatatagttaaattatttatttaaaaattaattaaaaataggaatttaattttaaggttaaaacattggtatcatttaagagataaatttttgatctttaacttgatgtaaaaatcgtttttgtgcggtaatattttcggaagttatagcagaaacacgctaaaatttcgcttattttttaaataaataaaattttaattaaaaattcgaaaaaataaccctgaggtgcacattcccggcctccaaggtatacacgtgccaaatttcgtaacTGTTGATCGAGGGTTGGTggtgtagagcgccaacacacacacacacacacacacacacacacacacacacacattgagctttattataagtatagataaatataatgacaaataaaataaggcttgaaatgaaatttgaattaagaaaagaaatccttttaaatttttaagataaaattattttgtttttcaacacAGATTCCATATAATACCCTACAGATAAGAGATGCACAGGATGTCCATTAAATATCCTTATATATTCAAGATTTtactaagaaaagaaataaatcgaCAAATCttctgatatttttgaaaaatgagtaaAAGATATTGATGGTTTTTCCTCTCATTTAATACACCTTTGTATTGGTGTATTAAATGAGAGGAAATCCATCCTTGTCCATCTGTTGCAAGAAATATCATTTGATCATCTGTTTTTCCCCTATTTTCTCATATTATTGTACCATCAGTAGTAGCAATGAAATCAGAGATCTTTTTCTTCAGGTTATCAAGGTCTTACAAATAAGTCTTACAAACAGTGTGAGTCGTCTCGACAAAACTTattcgcacactctctaataaaggtcaCCCCCTTCATTTGTAAAGATCATCTCCTTCAGTCACTGCTAAAATGGCGAGTTTGAGCAAAGCCGTGAATGCCCTCAGTTCTCAGATTCAGAAAATCAGCGTTTCACACATCTGCTTCGTAGTATAGAAAGAAAATCAGTACTTGAGTAATATATACTAATTGCATTGGATTGGAAAATAACAGTTAcgccttttttttttggtttgaacATAGTGCGCTatgtttgacaatttttttttggtgggggggAGACATTAATcattggcatgtggttaatacacaagtgccagaaaatcgaatatgcattttcaaCGCATTGTTTCTattgacaaaaacaaaatttgacataaaactacaattgtattcacaagataacataccaaatttcattttttcaagtcATAGCATTTTTGCGTTTGCATGCATGCGatagtacagatcgacagacggtcaatctctttactgattcagtttttttaattattgcatacgcataaatcttctaaaaataaagatatcattttttttttaacttttgtgaataaattttaatttttaaaacttgactATTGTTTTCAATACTATGCtatctttcaaaactttaaaattattattttcaaattaatttgctttaataGTGCAAAATTAGTGATAatcaaagttcttttttaaaattatacaacttttatatattatcgatttattatattatttcgattatacaacttttcatttatatgtcGTTTTATCTCAGTCCcttgagaaaaatataatgatttatgtTTTTCGAAGGCGGCTTTATTGTATATTCTTGATGACATgatattcaatactttttttacgaATGGTAAATAaacttctcaataaataaattttctccattttttctttgatttataataCATTAACACATATAGTATGGAATCTTGGAATCATTTGTCTCAGATTCACTACCAAGTGGCATCACActcatagaattaaaatttagtgaaattaattGATAACTCATTTCTGGAAGCATTGCATTATCATCGGGAACACAACAAGATTCGAAAACTCTAATATATCAGGCTTCAAATAGATAGATCAGGACACTAATAGATAGctttaaaagagtttttatagaatttcatgttaaatacaagtgtatataaaaagtaaaaatgattaaaactaattttcttagaaattatttaggtaggttggttggttggttggttgggttttttggcgcaaaagccatgtctggccatgctgcgccaagcagatggtaaaaaacataaaacaaattatataaacacaCACTTTAAGATATAGTagcaaaaggaattaaaaaaatgcaaataaaactaaaagggCAAGAGtgtataatgttaataaattcataaatgaaaaaaaccaattcgaaaaacaaacatttcaatgaattgatgtGAATTGTCGAGCCTGAATAGACGTTAAAAAGTACTATATACAAGTATAAAAACcaacggtttttaaaaatttaaaaatgtttgggtggaatttttcacccaccaggtcttataaaagttaatgaagatgatttaaaaaagaataaacgaGAGAAATTATTTAGGAAGTAAGTCAaccatacaaaataaaatatttaatattaaataatttttagaatgaggaatatatttttgtattgttattaCTACCATTTCAAtatagcattaaataaattataattttttttaacatttatgtctacgatataatattaaaagaaagaattctacACTCTGAACTATTTCgtcaaaaaagatttatttgtagTAATAAAGGCCCATTTTCTACATCTGTTCTTTTATTACTAATGCTTTCAATTCTGagtaaaaatctgattttttttttctcctattctTTAGAAAAGAAATGCGACCAGAAGTTTtgcattaagttttttaaatgtataatcagTAGTTACCTTTACATCTTCTTGCATCAAATTTAATGCATCATTCATTTATAAACGGATAGTAACTGAGAAATTAGAGTCGAAAATATATGAGCATTGcttttattgagaaaattttagaagGCAGTGTAAGATAGAATTACTATTATTCGttttaatggatttatttttattattaacacaaAACTGAGATGTATATACAAAGAAGACATGCTATTACACTAATGGAAAAGCATTAAAACATGAATAGCAATAAAACGTACGAACCTTAGAATTCATATTTTCAGTTATatgtcatttatttcttatttaatctgATTGTACTGTTGGATTCAAAATCTCTAGAGTGACTTTTTTGAAGTTCGCAATATTAACTTTTTGGGTATTCTATATACGAAAAGTAGAAAGTGAAATGATCCATCAATTTATCCAATGAAATTCGATGACaccttataaaaaattattagatacctcacttaatatataaatttcgagTTATGAATATCTCAAAATAACTTCCATATCAGGAATACTGGAAAAGGAAACAATATCTTTAATGTTTCCAAGTCATTAGAAAATAAGATTTGGGATCCATTTCGCTGCCTGTAATCTTCCTTTATACGCAATGAATATCGAAATAACTCATgacaaaaatcaatcaaaatgatgaataaaacCATCTACACAGGGATTAGAGGA encodes the following:
- the LOC129959204 gene encoding uncharacterized protein LOC129959204 produces the protein MRSGDLLVEVASKKQAQQIIKLKALATIPITVQPHVSLNYSKGVITCGELFNVPLEEITHELRSQGVTHVRRITIRRDGQLLDTKHLILTFHSPKLPEFIYAGYIKLPVRHYIPNPLRCFQCQRFGHSKANCRGTVTCARCAEKGHESQQCTAQEKCVNCDGAHSSFSRECKRWVLEKQITELKVKEGIPYPEARRKILVQTPTQSLSYAAALQKPFCTNCSCSNCVKHKTQMKPQDKPLDSDTEQSTASAPETSKPETNKQKTKSNKTLKLKLAKRGLTTKDLPVKLKKSASKNSVALGLATKGIVHKDLASIFGGASHSPDIKLHPSEDDG